One Kwoniella pini CBS 10737 chromosome 11, complete sequence DNA segment encodes these proteins:
- a CDS encoding GTP-binding protein LepA: MSSLGRSSRPCAACLRRIRSSKSPSSPIRMTASSSYASSSRIGQTPETSAIPSGIYHSVRHVSTSSHWLAKATDITSKKRIISMGEFPPERIRNLSIIAHIDHGKSTLADRLLQMTGTVPSSSNPQFLDKLKVERERGITVKAQTVSIIHEHTDGQKYLINLIDTPGHVDFSYEVSRSLGACEGGLLLVDCSQGIQAQTLSVFHHAVEANLKLLPVINKVDLPHASPEETSEEVETSLGLPTKDHMRISAKSGLGVQSVLDNIVEGLPPPRSWVEDDGKLRGLIFDTFYDQFRGVVSLVRIFSGTLKKGDKVRFLQAGKKYEILEVGINNPEEVVVDELRDGQVGYIVCNMKNSEEAFIGDTICWVDKPVEPLPGFKPMKAMVYAGVFPMDSSDFPKLEESIERLTLNDRSVSIQRESSAALSQGFRLGFLGTLHMDVFKQRLEDEYSSEVIVTAPTVPYKVIYLNGTEEYISNPVDFPEVTDSKMRVRHVEEPMINATIFVPNEYLGEMMDLCSRYRGVQQEYRILENSDRAILRYSLPLAEIVTDFFSELKSSSSGFASFDYEEAGYQQSTLVKLNILINGKPVDALAMIVHKFAAQNVGKAWVKKLKEVVPRQQFELSLQAAVGAKVIARENVSAFRKDVTAGLYGGHYDRKLKHLNKQKEGKKRLKKLAGNIEIPQTAFFQVLSSRPRSLHTSARPPVPDSSAHTDPIIQNLPQPVPSSPSIPPQSSATPPPIGKSTVPPPERSFKLSSMGRMTSDPPPSNVTSADLHEAFRDLYRSSPDSHIFTPAEIHEILRTLQTLHNREGGDKRLIAEKFSPIIQELKDIVGDQSKAIKGLELSILSSASRRERKVKTNDILNAERLFRQVFPKQPTDEKKDVERYKAGINHLIYVCALAGHQGRFQDWWDKLMRSNLKPDSYSFLSKCILAEKTGQLDEIPQIINEAYNTGMEDDDMKVLINFNIHSFARGGRLEIALKSYAKLVDLSKEDTDSLLDSSKSLNQDYSAYKASKFEIPISSTLQGKPTKELFGPLLSVLVSNGNLIGSLIIFKGIFENEFTPTIKDYITLFKGFSIYGEIPKINKEEGLGEIGRIFGINQYDGTIIKQKLFNERDRDENFLDIWERGSSFDKNVSLSNEIKQIKIDNTNNNNLNEEWNLNTLNEIYISFLSLKPFDFSNFKNEKQKGLNKKSFWIIIKSFVRTSGGDLNLIKKIWNELELKFVNQVEDGEDGEENNNKNSNKEGWKGFKLDNRLIWAKKTLFNHD; this comes from the exons ATGAGCTCGCTTGGACGGTCCAGCAGACCATGCGCAGCTTGTCTTCGTCGGATCCGATCATCGAAGTCTCCATCCTCGCCAATTCGGATGACAGCAAGCTCAAGCTATGCTTCCTCCTCGAGGATTGGTCAAACCCCTGAAACATCTGCAATACCTAGTGGTATTTACCATAGTGTTCGTCATGTCTCAACAAGCTCTCACTGGCTGGCCAAGGCTACAGATATAACCTCAAAGAAGAGGATAATATCAATGGGCGAATTTCCGCCGGAACGCATACG GAACCTTTCGATCATTGCTCATATTGATCATGGTAAATCAACATTGGCAGACCGCTTACTACAG ATGACAGGGACcgtaccttcttcatctaatccaCAATTCCTAGATAAGTTGAAAGTGGAGCGAGAAAGAGGTATAACAGTAAAAGCACAAACAGTCTCTATAATACATGAACATACGGATGGTCAAAAATACTTAATCAACTTGATTGATACCCCTGGACATGTAGATTTCAGTTATGAAGTTTCGAGGAGTCTTGGAGCTTGTGAAGGTGGTTTATTGCTCGTTGATTGTTCTC AGGGTATTCAAGCTCAAACATTATCGGTATTTCATCATGCTGTTGAAGCCAATTTGAAACTTTTACCGGTCATCAATAAAGTAGATTTACCTCATGCGTCGCCAGAAGAAACATCCGAAGAAGTAGAAACAAGTTTGGGCTTACCTACGAAGGATCATATGCGTATCAGCGCGAAGAGTGGGTTGGGAGTGCAGAGTGTTTTGGATAATATCGTCGAGGGATTACCGCCGCCTAGATCCTGGGTTGAAGACGATGGCAAGTTGAGAggattgatatttgatacTTT CTACGACCAATTCCGAGGAGTAGTATCGCTTGTCCGTATTTTTTCTGGAACGCTAAAAAAGGGAGACAAAGTACGGTTCTTACAAGCAGGGAAGAAGTATGAGATACTGGAAGTCGGTATCAATAATCCAGAAGAAGTTGTAGTTGATGAGTTGAGAGATGGCCAAGTAGG GTATATCGTTTGCAACATGAAGAACTCCGAAGAGG CATTCATCGGAGATACGATATGTTGGGTAGATAAGCCTGTTGAACCTCTACCCGGCTTTAAGCCTATGAAAGCTATG GTGTATGCTGGTGTTTTTCCCATGGACAGCTCGGATTTTCCTAAGCTAGAAGAATCCATTGAAAGA TTGACCTTGAACGATCGCAGTG TCTCAATACAACGAGAATCCTCGGCAGCATTGAGTCAGGGTTTTCGACTTGGATTTCTAGGAACTTTACATATGGATGTTTT TAAACAACgtttagaagatgaatattcATCGGAAGTGATCGTCACTGCTCCCACTGTGCCATATAAAG TAATCTACCTAAACGGGACCGAAGAATACATATCGAATCCTGTGGATTTCCCAGAAGTTACTGATTCAAAGATGCGAGTAAGGCATGTCGAAGAACCTATGA TCAACGCTACCATATTTGTGCCAAACG AATATCTCGGTGAAATGATGGACCTCTGTTCCCGATACCGAGGTGTACAACAAGAATATCGGATTCTCGAAAATTCTGATCGAGCCATTCTTAGATATTCCTTACCGTTAGCGGAAATAGTAACAGACTTTTTCTCGGAGCTGAAAAGTTCCAGTTCGGGATTCGCTTCTTTCGATTACGAAGAAGCGGGCTATCAGCAATCGACTCTTGTCAAA TTGAATATTCTGATCAATGGGAAACCTGTCGATGCGCTCGCCATGATTGTGCACAAATTTGCCGCGCAGAACGTTGGAAAAGCATGGGTCAAAAAGCTTA AGGAAGTCGTTCCACGTCAACAGTTCGAATTATCGCTTCAAGCTGCTGTAGGGGCTAAAGTGATAGCAAGAGAGAATGTCTCTGCTTTCAGGAAAGACGTCACTGCAGGTCTTTACGGAG GGCATTATGATCGAAAACTTAAACACTTGAATAAgcaaaaagaaggtaaaaagcgattgaaaaaattagcTGGAAATATCGAGATACCTCAAACGGCTTTCTTCCAAGTCTTATCTTCCAGACCGCGATCTTTACATACCTCAGCTCGACCGCCTGTTCCAGATTCGTCG GCCCATACCGACCCAATCATCCAAAACCTTCCTCAACCTGTCCCGTCTTCTCCTTCTATCCCACCCCAATCATCCGCTACTCCACCACCGATCGGCAAGTCCACAGTCCCTCCCCCGGAGCGATCTTTCAAGCTTTCTTCGATGGGTCGAATGACATCTGATCCACCTCCTTCCAACGTAACTTCTGCCGACTTACACGAAGCATTCCGCGACCTATATAGGTCATCACCCGATTCTCATATATTCACTCCGGCTGAAATTCATGAGATATTACGTACTTTACAAACTCTCCATAACCGCGAAGGGGGAGATAAGCGATTGATCGCTGAAAAATTCAGTCCGATAATACAAGAACTGAAAGACATCGTAGGCGATCAGTCTAAAGCTATAAAGGGACTGGAGTTATCAATATTGAGTTCAGCTTCGAGAAGGGAAAGGAAAGTGAAAACGAATGATATACTCAACGCTGAACGTCTATTTCGCCAAGTATTTCCAAAACAACCTACcgatgagaagaaggatgtgGAGAGATATAAAGCTGGaatcaatcatttgatcTATGTTTGTGCACTTGCAGGACATCAAGGTAGATTTCAAGATTGGTGGGATAAACTCATGAGATCCAACTTGAAACCGGATAGTTATTCTTTCCTTTCGAAATGTATTCTCGCTGAGAAAACAGGCCAATTGGATGAAATCCCTCAGATAATCAATGAAGCTTACAATACCGGaatggaagatgatgatatgaaaGTATtaatcaacttcaatatACATTCCTTTGCTCGTGGAGGAAGGCTTGAAATAGCTTTAAAATCGTATGCGAAGTTGGTGGATTTGTCTAAAGAGGATACGGATAGTTTATtagattcatcaaaatctcTTAATCAGGATTATTCAGCGTACAAAGCaagtaaatttgaaattccaatatCGAGCACGCTACAAGGTAAACCaacaaaagaattatttgGTCCATTACTTTCTGTTTTAGtatcaaatggaaatttaaTAGGTtctttaataatttttaaaggaatttttgaaaatgaatttacaCCTACAataaaagattatataACTTTATTTAAaggattttcaatttatggagaaataccaaaaataaataaagaagaaggattaggTGAAATAGGTAGAATTTTTGGAATTAATCAATACGACGGTACAATTATTAAACAAAAATTATTCAATGAAAGAGATAGAGATGAAAATTTCTTAGATATTTGGGAAAGAggttcttcttttgataaaaatgtttcattatcaaatgaaataaaacaaattaaaattgataatactaataataataatttaaatgaagaatggaatTTAAATactttaaatgaaatttatatttcttttttatctttaaaaccttttgatttttcaaattttaaaaatgaaaaacaaaaaggattaaataaaaaatcattttggattataattaaatcttttgttAGAACTTCTGGTggtgatttaaatttaattaaaaaaatttggaatgaattagaattaaaattcGTAAATCAAGtagaagatggagaagatggagaagaaaataataataaaaatagtaataaagaaggttgGAAAGGTTTTAAATTGGATAATAGATTAATATGGGCTAAAAAAACTTTATTCAATcatgattga
- a CDS encoding cysteine synthase, with product MVVALSARMLRATAVARPLARKYATSVTGYGREVEGFVGAVGNTPLIRLNRLSEETGSNILAKAEFMSPGGSIKDRAALYLVKDAEEKGLIRPGGTVVEGTAGNTGIGLAHVCRSKGYQCVIYMPDTQSQEKIDLLRMLGADVRPVPAVAFDNPQNYNHQAKRYAESLDNAVWTNQFDNTANRNAHILTTGPEIWEQTNGGKLDAFICATGTGGTLAGVARYLTEKSNGKVEAWLADPPGSVLYNLVENGKIERVGNGSITEGIGQGRVTSNLKPDLELLSGAIHVPDSASINMVYRLLHEEGLYVGASSALNVWAAAELAKKKGKGSTVVTVLCDGAYRYQARLFSRVWLESKGLDSHIPENLQKYIVLP from the exons ATGGTAGTCGCTCTCTCCGCTCGAATGCTACGAGCTACTGCTGTTGCTCGACCCCTTGCTCGAAAATACGCCACTTCGGTTACAGGCTATGGaagagaagttgaaggtttCGTAGGTGCAGTAGGAAATACTCCTTTG ATCCGATTGAACCGACTTTCGGAAGAGACAGGTTCGAACATCCTTGCCAAGGCTGAATTTATGTCTCCAGGAGGATCTATCAAAGATAGAGCAGCACTTTACCTTGTTAAAGATGCTGAGGAAAAGGGATTAATCAGACCTGGTGGAACTGTTGTAGAAGGTACAGCGGGAAATACAGGTATTGGATTAGCGCACGTCTGTAGATCAAAGGGATACCAATGTGTCATCTACATGCCTGATACTCAAAGTCAGgagaagattgatttgttgaggATGTTAGGTGCGGATGTTCGACCTGTTCCTG CCGTCGCTTTTGATAATCCTCAAAACTATAATCACCAAGCAAAACGATATGCCGAATCATTAGATAATGCTGTATGGACTAATCAATTTGACAACACTGCCAATCGAAATGCTCATATCCTCACCACTGGACCTGAAATTTGGGAACAAACAAATGGAGGCAAATTAGATGCTTTCATTTGTGCGACTGGTACAGGAGGAACTTTAGCTGGTGTAGCAAGATATCTGACCGAAAAGtcaaatggaaaagttGAGGCTTGGTTAGCGGACCCTCCTGGAAGTGTACTTTACAATTTGGTGGAGAATGGGAAGATTGAGAGAGTTGGAAATGGATCGATCACAGAGG gtATCGGACAAGGTCGAGTAACATCAAACCTCAAACCCGATCTTGAGCTTCTTTCCGGAGCTATACACGTCCCCGATTCAGCATCAATAAATATGGTATACCGATTATTACATGAAGAAGGTCTTTATGTTGGTGCCTCTAGTGCATTGAACGTTTGGGCTGCAGCTGAATTagcaaagaagaaaggaaagggCAGTACGGTTGTCACTGTTTTGTGTGATGGTGCTTATCG ATACCAAGCGCGACTCTTCTCTCGAGTATGGCTCGAATCAAAGGGACTTGACTCCCACATCCCAGAAAACTTACAAAAGTACATTGTTCTTCCATAA